Proteins co-encoded in one Leptospira inadai serovar Lyme str. 10 genomic window:
- a CDS encoding acyl carrier protein, protein MIEVMSNVFAVEKDQITDEIAIGKFKGWDSLRHMSLVLALEEEFGIRFDDDEIPNLISFKLILHALDARVS, encoded by the coding sequence TTGATTGAAGTAATGTCGAATGTATTCGCGGTCGAAAAGGATCAGATTACGGACGAAATCGCGATCGGTAAATTCAAAGGTTGGGATTCTCTCCGACATATGAGCCTAGTACTGGCTCTAGAAGAAGAGTTCGGAATCCGATTTGACGATGATGAGATTCCGAATCTTATCAGTTTCAAATTAATCCTTCATGCTCTTGATGCACGGGTGAGTTGA
- a CDS encoding HAD-IIIC family phosphatase yields the protein MKYPKYSELLKANQENFNLSEPIYDAVVISNVIMGQFKDISEYHLRNSRVNAVVKTGEYDNLLQDAAKYKDADCIFLFYEMGNILDQYAFNDPSSLLSAEELRDKIKGELLFLFSELRNSKLVFFNLFSILPYSSHTIAPIFSDATIDELNIFVRENAPPSFQLVAQDKIYARVGLQEAFDLRFFISSKAPFKNEYFHAYSELILPAILTTLGRVKKVLVLDCDNTLWKGVVGEDGIEGIKVFREVQSLIVRQNKKGVLIAIVSKNNLEDVEKVFHSNSDMLLKPEHIVSWKVNWQDKATNIKELAGELNLGLSSFVFVDDSDFEVNLIRENLPEIHCIQVQKNYTDYVQTMMTLDSIFYKKVVSKEDLEKTAQYRTESLRKTSKVSFDNITDYLKSLNLKITFYEDQSSQISRIAQLTQKTNQFNLTTKRYTESEVQRMIESSDWKVFSFQVTDRYGDYGVTGALFAELNGREAFIDSFLLSCRILGRNLEKKIIETAMNRLKILGIERIGAEFVPTEKNSQTEDFYEEFQFVCSSKTAEKKEYFIHVENLPRQDLDYIEVINAR from the coding sequence GTGAAATATCCAAAATATTCCGAACTTTTAAAAGCTAATCAGGAGAACTTTAATCTTTCTGAACCGATTTACGATGCGGTCGTTATCTCAAACGTAATCATGGGTCAGTTTAAGGATATAAGCGAATATCATTTAAGAAATAGTCGGGTTAATGCAGTAGTAAAAACAGGTGAGTACGATAATCTTCTTCAAGACGCCGCAAAGTATAAAGACGCGGATTGCATATTCCTATTTTATGAAATGGGGAATATTTTGGATCAATATGCGTTTAATGATCCAAGTAGCCTTTTGTCAGCTGAGGAACTTCGGGATAAGATAAAAGGAGAATTACTATTTCTCTTTTCCGAGTTGCGGAATAGTAAATTAGTTTTTTTTAATTTATTTTCGATATTGCCTTATAGTTCTCATACCATAGCTCCGATCTTTTCGGATGCGACCATCGACGAATTGAATATTTTTGTTCGTGAAAATGCGCCTCCTTCCTTTCAACTCGTTGCTCAAGACAAAATTTATGCGAGAGTCGGACTACAAGAGGCGTTTGATCTCAGGTTTTTTATTTCTTCTAAAGCACCGTTTAAAAACGAATATTTTCACGCTTACTCGGAATTAATTTTGCCGGCTATTCTGACCACATTGGGAAGAGTTAAGAAAGTTTTGGTCCTTGATTGCGATAACACTCTTTGGAAAGGGGTCGTTGGCGAAGACGGGATCGAAGGAATTAAAGTATTTCGCGAGGTACAATCCTTGATTGTAAGACAGAATAAGAAGGGAGTGCTTATTGCCATCGTCAGCAAGAATAACCTCGAAGATGTTGAAAAGGTATTCCATTCAAATTCTGATATGCTGCTAAAACCGGAACATATAGTGTCTTGGAAGGTGAATTGGCAGGATAAAGCGACGAATATTAAGGAACTTGCGGGAGAACTTAATCTTGGTTTAAGCAGTTTTGTATTCGTTGACGATAGCGATTTTGAAGTAAATTTAATTCGGGAAAATCTCCCTGAAATACATTGTATTCAGGTTCAGAAGAATTATACCGATTATGTTCAGACGATGATGACTCTAGATTCCATATTTTACAAAAAAGTGGTGAGTAAGGAAGATCTTGAAAAAACCGCTCAATATCGTACGGAATCGTTGAGGAAAACGAGTAAAGTAAGTTTCGATAATATAACGGATTATTTGAAATCTTTAAACCTAAAGATCACGTTTTACGAAGACCAATCGAGTCAAATTTCCCGGATAGCTCAGCTTACTCAAAAGACGAATCAATTTAATCTTACTACTAAGAGGTACACTGAATCTGAAGTTCAGAGGATGATCGAAAGTTCGGATTGGAAGGTATTTAGCTTTCAAGTTACCGATCGTTATGGCGATTACGGTGTGACGGGAGCGTTATTCGCAGAGCTAAACGGAAGGGAAGCCTTTATTGATTCTTTTCTTCTGAGCTGTCGTATACTTGGACGTAATTTGGAAAAAAAGATCATCGAAACGGCTATGAATAGATTAAAGATTCTTGGGATTGAAAGGATAGGAGCGGAATTCGTTCCCACTGAAAAAAATTCGCAAACCGAGGATTTTTACGAGGAATTTCAATTTGTTTGTAGTTCTAAAACCGCTGAAAAAAAAGAGTACTTTATCCATGTTGAAAACCTTCCCAGGCAGGATCTGGATTATATAGAGGTAATTAATGCGAGATAG
- a CDS encoding SDR family oxidoreductase, with protein sequence MRKFEDFQVGEKASLSHQITQSDLDRFVGLTGDDNKLHVDPKFAADTSFKSPVVHGWLGASFISTLIGTKLPGDGALWFSQTLDFLLPVRVGDEISVNAEIIGKESREKFITLDIKILNQHGQIVTKGISKVKIIGPIYSVLKEDETSNQIKNRRAVIIGATGGIGLATASALAESGYDLVIHYSSKYEAARELETSLRQKFPGQNFYPIKSTFTDSKSVREFKEAIIRYFDSIDVLIYSVSSKLVTVPFEQSFDQDFMNHLTANILIPYWIVKEFADFFERKNSPNIILVSSMAGDQPVNGWLGYSTSKAGMNALVKGLALELASKGIRVNAVSPSMTETDLISEIPSKARLMIEAKSLRGRLAKPEDVANSIAFLASKKADYITGEILRVTGGQFAI encoded by the coding sequence AAAGGCATCTCTCTCGCATCAAATTACTCAAAGCGATCTGGATCGATTTGTGGGTTTGACCGGTGACGACAATAAATTGCATGTCGATCCAAAATTTGCAGCGGACACTTCCTTTAAAAGCCCGGTCGTACACGGATGGTTAGGCGCATCGTTTATTTCCACTTTGATAGGAACTAAATTGCCGGGGGACGGGGCGCTCTGGTTTTCTCAAACGTTGGATTTCCTACTACCGGTTCGAGTGGGGGACGAAATTTCGGTTAACGCAGAGATTATCGGTAAGGAAAGTCGGGAAAAGTTCATTACTCTCGATATAAAAATATTAAATCAACATGGTCAGATTGTAACGAAAGGAATTTCGAAAGTTAAAATTATCGGACCGATCTATTCTGTCCTAAAGGAAGATGAAACTTCGAATCAAATTAAGAATCGGAGAGCCGTAATTATAGGGGCGACCGGCGGAATCGGCTTGGCGACTGCGAGCGCTCTGGCGGAATCAGGTTATGATTTAGTGATTCATTATTCAAGCAAATACGAGGCTGCTCGCGAATTAGAAACCTCTCTTCGGCAAAAATTTCCAGGTCAAAATTTTTATCCTATAAAGTCCACGTTCACGGACTCGAAATCGGTGCGGGAATTCAAAGAAGCAATCATTCGGTATTTTGATTCGATAGACGTTTTAATTTATTCAGTTTCGAGTAAACTTGTAACGGTTCCTTTTGAGCAATCATTCGATCAAGATTTTATGAATCATTTAACGGCGAATATCTTGATCCCATACTGGATAGTGAAGGAGTTCGCGGATTTCTTCGAAAGGAAAAATTCCCCCAATATCATTCTGGTATCGTCAATGGCGGGAGATCAACCGGTGAATGGTTGGTTGGGCTACTCTACTTCGAAGGCGGGTATGAACGCGCTTGTGAAAGGCTTAGCTCTCGAACTGGCGAGCAAGGGAATTCGGGTAAACGCCGTGTCGCCATCCATGACGGAGACGGATTTGATTTCAGAGATACCATCCAAAGCGCGATTAATGATAGAGGCGAAATCTCTGCGTGGTAGATTAGCGAAACCGGAGGACGTGGCGAATTCGATTGCATTTCTTGCGTCGAAAAAGGCCGACTACATTACCGGAGAAATCTTGCGAGTTACCGGCGGACAATTCGCGATTTAA